GCCACCCGCTGCGAAGATGCCCCTGTCATGGCGGACTTTTCTGGAAATCTCTCGTGTTGGCGCGATGCCTCTGCtcagcttgctgctgcccgTGCAAGCCTTCGTGAGCGCGCTGACACTGCCCGAGCTCTAGCACAGGAGGACGAACGAGAATACCGTTGCCGACGCGCAGGAAGTACTCAAGAACCAGTGGACCAAAGAGTCTCGCTCCATCTCGGGTTCCCATCACTCCCTGAGTATGACCCACTGCTACACCCAGATCTCGTGCCTGCTGATGCAGTGGTTGTTGTCGGCTTCGCTGAGCTGGGCCCATGGGGAAGCGCGCGGATTCGGTGGGAAATGGAGTCGCGCGGGTGTCTTTCTCCTGCAGGATACGTGGAGACGGCATGGCTAATGAATCTCATACGGCATGTTGACAACGTCAATTACGTCGGATGGGTGGAtggggaagatgggaagCCCGTTGCAGATGCTGATATTCCAAAACGATACGGCGAGCGGATCCTATCGAATGCAGGCATACGTTCACTGCCATCTGACAATCGAGAGGTTTTCCAGGAGATCGTGCTTGAACAAGACTTGCCGTCATTTGAGACTACACGGGAAAATGCCGAAGCTCTGCAGCAACGGCACGGCGATATGGTGCAAGTCAGCACACTCAAAAACGGCTTGTGTCTAGTTCAGCTACAGCACGGCGCAACAATCCGCGTTCCCAAATCCATCATGTCTCCTCCAGGTGTTGCCGGCCAACTGCCGACAGGCTGGTCGCCAGAACGGTACGGGATTCCAGCGGAAATCGTGCAGCAAGTTGACCCCGTTGCCCTTGTGCTGCTCTGCTGTGTAGCGGAGGCTTTCTACAGTGCCGGCATTTCCGATCCAATGGAGATATTTGAGCACATTCATCTATCGGAACTGGGCAACTTTGTAGGCTCCTCAATGGGTGGGGTGGTGAACACCCGAGCGCTATATCACGACGTCTGCCTTGATAAGGATGTGCAATCCGACGCACTGCAGGAGACATATCTCAACACTGCACCGGCGTGGGTGAATATGTTGTATCTGGGTGCAGCTGGTCCAATCAAGACTCCTGTAGGCGCGTGTGCAACTGCTTTGGAATCAGTTGACTCCGCCGTAGAATCTATCAAAGCCGGTCAGACAAAGATCTGCCTTGTCGGTGGCTATGACGACCTTCAGCCTGAGGAGTCAGCAGGCTTTGCCCGCATGAAGGCTACGGTTTCTGTCAGAGATGAGCAGGCGCGCGGCCGCGAGCCCGGCGAGATGTCGCGTCCTACAGCGGCCTCTCGCTCTGGGTTCGTGGAATCCCAAGGCTGCGGTGTCCAGCTTCTTTGTCGCGGGGATGTGGCGTTAGCAATGGGTTTGCCTATTTACGGCATCATCGCTGGCACTGGCATGGCCTCAGACGGGATTGGTCGCTCCGTGCCTGCTCCCGGACAAGGCATCCTCACTTTTGCACAGGAAGATGCTCAGAACCCTGCCCCGATCCGGACAGCGCTCGCGCGCTGGGGGTTAGGGATCGACGATATCACCGTGGCCTCACTGCATGCGACCTCGACACCAGCAAACGACACCAACGAACCTCTCGTGATTCAGCGGGAAATGACTCACCTTGGCCGCACCTCCGGCCGTCCTCTGTGGGCGATCTGTCAAAAATTTGTGACCGGCCATCCAAAAGCCCCCGCAGCAGCGTGGATGTTGAACGGGTGTCTCCAGGTGCTCGATACCGGTCTTGTGCCGGGCAACCGAAACGCAGACGACGTCGATCCTGCTCTCCGATCGTTCAGTCATCTGTGTTTCCCAATCCGTTCAATACAGACCGATGGCATCAAGGCATTCTTGCTGAATTCGTGCGGTTTCGGACAGAAGGAGGCGCAGCTTGTGGGTGTTCATCCTCGATACTTTTTGGGTCTactctcagagccagagtTCGAAGAATACAGAACCCGACGGCAACTTCGCATCGCAGGAGCTGAACGAGCCTATATCAGCGCGATGATGACAAATTCCATTGTCTGCGTGCAGTCACACCCTCCCTTTGGTCCCGCAGAGATGCACTCCATCCTACTGGATCCTTCTGCTCGTATATGCCTGGATTCATCCACCAATTCCTACCGCGTCACAAAAGCGTCCACTCCAGTTTATACGGGCTTCCAGAGGCCTCACGACAAACGTGAAGATCCTCGTCCGTCAACGATCGGCGTCGATACCGTAACCTTGAGCAGTTTCAATGCGCACGAGaacgccatcttcctgcagCGCAACTACACCGAGCGCGAACGCCAGTCCCTGCAACTACAGAGCCATCGCAGCTTCCGGTCCGCAGTCGCGAGTGGCTGGTGCGCCAAAGAAGCCGTTTTCAAATGCTTACAGACGGTATCCAAGGGCGCAGGGGCGGCGATGAGCGAGATCGAGATTGTGCGCGTACAAGGGGCTCCGTCTGTGGTGGTAAgttgccttctcttcttcttgaaaCGACGCTGACGCGCCCAGTTACACGGCGATGCACTTGCTGCAGCGCAAAAGGCTGGTTTGGATAATATCCAGCTAAGTCTGAGCTATGGTGATGATTGTGTGGTCGCGGTTGCTTTAGGTGTACGCAAGTGGTGTCTTTGGCCGTTGGCCTCTATCATCCGTTAAGCAACGGCTCCAGACATGTCAGGTTCCTCATCCTGTTTTAAGATGAAGTATAATACTTAGAAGATATTTAGATCCTCATCGCAATTCTATCTGGCTTTTTACGCCATGGTTGACGAGAAATCGTAGGACAGCGTCAGACGTTCCTTCCTGGCGGGACATTGTTTCTCCGATCCGCCGCCAAAATGATTACCTAATAGGGTCTTGTGATGTTTTAACTATGTGGAAAGAGCACACAGCTCATCCGAGCTCCGCCAGAGCTCATATGAGCGTTACCCCTCAAAGCACGTGACGCCAAGGCCATTAACAAGCAGAACGTCTCGAGCGAGCTACAAAAAAAATTACGGAAATACTTTGAAATTCAATAAGCTCGAGGCGGCCAGCAGCCACCTCACGGAGGTACCACTGGTACCACTTCTAAAACCGGCATATTAGTAATTGGGCTGTAAAAAAGCGAATTTAATGATAGAAGCCGCTGTGCAAACAATTATTAAGTACTTTCTGAATAATTAACTTACGTTGTTAGAGAGAGAGGCCATCACGCAGCTTGTTTTGGTTGCTGGTAATCGGAAGCGAAGACCTGGCTCGAGACGAAATTTTCCACAAGCTCGCTCGAGCGTCACATGGGCAAAAGGCCATTACATAAGCCATTTCGTCTCGAGCGAGCCAAACCACAAACCACAAACCTGTACCCCGGCTGACCTGTAACCACATGTGGAAGGGACGGACAATTATCAGTATTGGATGGCCAACGTGGCCGCCTATCCATacctagcttactaaataatgactaagcgagctcgacccctaggggcaggcggtgcCATAggacagtatgccccgacaaaGTATGATTCCTGAGTGCCACCTGACCTGTACCTGATGATTCCTAACTCTGATCGAGCCTTGACAGAACCGGAAGTTCTGTAAGAGTATTCATCCTGATATCTTTGAATTGGGTAGTATCAGCTCCTGGTATGATAATATGTGCTTGATGACCCATAGTACTTAAAGAATGATATCTAGACGACTGGCGCTAACCGTTCCCGCTGATGCCTAGattaatatatatttgctgcGCCTCACAATCAACCCACTGCCTTAGGGCCAAATGTATAACTATGGGTTCTGACAGACGCCCGGCATTGCCTTACTCACAAACCCAGCATATTCCACTTAACAGATTTCCGAAGAAGAGTGCCTGATGTTCCCTCAGTGCTGGTGACGGAAATAGCCACGAGAAATGCGGATAGCCAGGATACTCATCGCACTTTACCGGGACTTCCAACGCGACTAGAGCGTCCCTCATCAGGCGGACGTCGTCCCTCAGGGTGTCGGCGTCGCCAACGGCCATGTAGACTTTATTCAGTTTTCCAAGACCCGGATGCAGAAGACATGAAAGCCGGGGATCATCCGGTGGTGCGCCATAGCAATCGAAGAACGACCGCATCGCGGAGCCGGTGTTGATTGTCAACCGGTCATTCTCTTCATAGGATGTATACTCTCCTCGGTCTCGATTGTCTGCGGACACGGAGTCAGGATGAACGGTTACCGGCGCGAGAGCAACCACGCCTTGGACTCGGTCTCCTAGGCCGTCACTAACCAGGGTAAGTGCCGTACTGAACGCCATGTTTCCACCGGCCGAGGCACCGATGAAACAGATTGATTGCACGGGATACGTTTCCAGGACCGATCTCGCAACAGTTAGACAATCGTCAAGCGCCATCGGGAATCGGAATTCGGGGGCTAGACGGTATCCCACGCTGAAGATTCTCGTGCGGGCCAGTTTACAGAGAGTGCGGACGAAgccgtcctcctcgtcaatgcTGCCCATGACCCATCCGCCGGCGTGGAAGTAGAGGGCCAGCGGTGGGTCAGCTACATCCGGCGGCGTGTAGATGCGTGTGGGGACGCCGCCGAGGATCTTGTCCTCTGCCTGAACGCTCAGgtctggaagaggaaagtCGTAGCGGCTCATCAGCTTGCCGACTATCGTCTTCCATCCCTGCATGAGCCTCTCGTACGGCCCGTCAAGAGCCGGCGAAAAGCCAAGCTCTTCTATGAACTGGTACAGTCAATTTTACGCATCAGGTGCTTGGAGGACTGTTCGTACCTGCTGCCATGGCTCTGATAGCTTGGAATCCATTGTTGAAGCGATCTGTTGTCTGCTACGGACTTTCATCGCGAGGTTCGATTTGTCTTATGTTGAATGTCGGTCACCGAGCTACAATGTTCTTAATTGGATCTTCATCCGTCTGGTAAATGTCCACCATAACGTATGGCGTTATTGTATCTGATCCGTCTGCAGCCCACTTAGCTACCCCCCTGAGTCCTCAGTATGCCGGTATATCACGTCGGTATGCATACCCTAGGCGACAATGAACACTGAGACTGATCTATCCACCGACAGCCCTATTCAAACTCAAACCAGACGCCGACCCTAACCGTATCTGTTTATGGCAGGAGCTCGCGCACGCAATGGTCGGCAAGGTACCTGGCCTACTGGATCTGCAAGCTGGGCCTCCCCTCGACTTCACGGCTCGACTGGCGAAAGGGTTTGATATGGGTGTAGTCGTGCTGCTAGACTATGTGGAGTCTCTCGCTACCATGTTTACGCATCCGAGCCATGACCAGTAAGTGTTCAGAATGAATGGCCTTCCGTGTTTATCATCGTTGATGTACGACAGAGTTCACGAATTGTACCAGGAGGTTTGCGAGGACGGGAGTACTGTTGGTTACGATATTGAATTCTAGAGGGCTAGGTTGCAGCATATCCTCTAGAACTGTTCTACTCCGAACTAGTGCAGGCATAACCGTGGGAATGTGTATATAATCAGACATCGAACCCAGCAtcccgccgccgctgcataATAGGCCTCAACTGATTCCCACCCCATCCGTCCTCCAAATCATCTTTCAGGTCAAAAGTACCCTCCGGCTGTACTGCCAAGGCACGTCCTGTAGAGCCACTTAGtattatcccagccaagCCAATAAGATAGAAGAGAAAATAGGAGTAAAATGTACCATGTATCTCTGGGCTTGCAACACAATAAGTCGCGGCATCAACGCATGCGTCAATAGACGTAAACGTGAGTACCTTGGCCATATCGACTCCACGCGCTGCCATCGCATGCTTGATTGGGGCAATGAGCGGAGAATCGAAGAACCACGGCGCAAGCAGATTGCAGCGAACGCCCAACTGCTTGGTCTGAGAACGCGTGCTGCGAAACAGCCCGCGGACGCCGAACTTGCTGGCCGGGTACGTGGACGCCTTGGGGCTGTCCATATATGCTGCGATGGAGGcgcagaagagaaggcaTTTGTTGCTGGGCAACTCGGGGTCAGTTCCCGTGCCTGGTATACGCAGGTAATACAGCCCCAGCCAGGAAGTGAAGTAACTTCCCACCAGATTCACCTCGATATTGCGGACACTGGAGCTCGGCCGGGGAGGATCGACCTCTAGGCTGGGAACACCCGCGGCAAGGACGTGATCTATCTGGTTTCCGGGGGCGAGAGCCGTTCCGGCAAAGCAGGCGACTATATCCAGGGCGCCGCTGGGTGAGAAGCGAAGGGCGCTCTTAAAGGCGGCCACTTGACTCTCCCAGCTCGTGACATCGCAGTAGACATAGTGAAAACAGTGCGCGAGTCCAGGCTGGACTGGGCTCGTTGGCGGTTGGATGTCGGCGATGGTGATATAGACCCCGGCCTCTGCCCATTTCCGCGCTGTGGCCAGCCCTAGGCCTGAAGCGCCGCCGGTGATGAATGCGGATTTGCCGTTGAGGCTAGTCAGGTCGCAAGTGAGATCGAGGGGCTCCATATTGAGTCCGGGTGAGTAGCTATGGGTTATCTTTTGCGCGCATTGGGTTGGTGGTCATTCATTTATAGCCCTCGGGGTATAGAGTTCGGAGTCTCAGAATCTGAACAAGGTCGTAGTGCTCAGGAAGAAAGATACTAAAatcgccgtcttcgccttcgTGGGTTTCTAAATAGCTCCAAACAGCCAAAATCCAACATTATTCGGCATGATTCTGCCTCTGATATTGGTCTTGTATCTGCTCTCTACGGCGGCTTACCGTCTATGGCTGCATCCGCTGCGCAACTACCCTGGCCCGTGCTGGTGGGCTGTTTGGCGAGTTCCATATCTGAAGGGCACCATTCGAGGGACGATTGTCAGAGATATCCAGCGATTGCATAACCAGTATGGTCCCGTTGTACGAATCGCGCCAGATGAACTTTCCTACATCACGCCAGAGGCAGCAAAACCAATCTACACGTCCAGTCCCGAATTCCCCAAAGACCCAATGCATCTCCCTCCGTTTCATAATGGCGCCCCTGGCATTCTCGCTGCCGACTACGCCCACCATCGGCGATATCGACGGCTTCTTgcctctgccttctctgaAAAGGGACTTCGCGCACAGCAGGGCATGATTCAGAGCCATATTGATCGACTAATGACTCGTCTCCAGGGGAATTGCTCGTCGGGCTCGCTGGACATGACCGTCTGGTTCAACTGGGCGACCTTCGATATCATCGGCGATCTCGCTTTCGGGGAGCCGTTCGGCTGTCTCGAGAGAATGGAGACTAACCCATGGATTGCCTCAATTCAGGGCAACGTCAAATCCATCCCGATCCTAAACGCTCTACGTCGGTACCGTCTGGACAGGCTCATTGAGTTCCTCGCGCCTCCCAGGCTACTGGAGATGCGACGGCGTAATGCGCAGTTCACAGCAGAAAAGGTCGATCGCCGACTGAAGCATGCAACGACCACGCGCGGCGACCTGTGGGACTCGGTGCTGGCCGACCCTCCAGATGGTGAGCCTCCGATGTCGCGCGCCGAGATGGTCAGCAATGCCAGCGCAATCGTTCTTGCGGGGAGCGAGACGTCGGCAACCACTCTGAGCGGGtgtctttggctgcttctcaCGAACCCTGAgtatctgcagcagctcacTGAGCGTATCCGCGCTCGGTTCAGCACGGCCACAGTCATTGATGCACAGACGGTGACGCAGATCCAGGGGCTCCAGGCGGTCCTTGACGAGTCGCTACGCCTATATCCTGCAGTGCCAATGCAAAGCAACCGTATTGTTCCACCACCGGGCGCCCGTCTTGCAGGCAGCTGGGTTCCGGGAGGGGTAAGTCTGCAGCCACTCATCCtgcccttttccttcttttctctttcagccgATGGGCCTCTCGCTGACCGATTGATTACAGACCTCGGTCGCCGTCCAACAGTTTGCTGCCTGTCGCTCCCCCACCAACTTTCACCGTCCAGACGAGTTTATTCCCGAGCGGTGGGAAAAGGAAGGTGAGTTCATCAATGATCGGCGGGAGGCCTCGCAGCCATTTAGCATTGGTCCCCGCAATTGCATCGGACGCCAGTTGGCTCTTGCCGAGATGCGGCTGATCCTGGTCCACCTCTTATGGCACTTTGATATAGAACTGGACCGGCGGCGCATGGAAAATATGGACTGGATGGCGGTGCAGGGGATCTGGATCCTGTGGGACAAGAAACCGCTGTGGGTTGTGTTGAAGAACAGAAGTACGTAGGCACCAAAGTCTTTGCAGCGCTAGTATGGATGCTAGTACTGCCACTGTACAGCTTATTGCTTTACTAAGAAATTAAAGTAGTAATGCCCGGCAAAAGACTGTGGTAGTATTATTCACGTAAGAAAGAAGATCATAATAAGATAAACTAGCACAAATAAAGCTAGAGGTTCTTCCAGACCCTAGAGTTAGGCCTTCACATGCGGAAAGCTGGCCCTGATCTGTCTGCCCTACTGCCATTCCAGCTATAAGAATTATAATTCTTACAGCCCTTCTATGCTTAATGGCTCTAATATGTTGTGTAACCCACTGTATCTGCCTTAAGTATTTACAGCTTAGAAATATCCTTTGATAACTGGATTATTCGCCATCTTTCAATTAGTCAAGTTTAGCTTTCAAGTACAGAGCAGGATTATGGGCATGGTGTGTACCTTCTGGCTATGTTCTGCGTTGTATAAATGTTTGATCTAAGAATATCGGGTATATTAGCTGTTTTAATCTGGGCCCAATAAGAAAGGATATATACTTGAAATCGTTTAGATAAGGTATTGGCATTCAAGGACTGCAGGCAGGAAGGGGCGCATACAGTTCGAAGGCAGATTAAAAGCAGGCATATTTGCGGAAATGTActtttcagcctctttaAACTAGTTTGATCTGTTAGTAGCAGTCTGGAAGCTTTAAAAATAGAAAATGGCTATGTTAATGTTTGCTCTGGAAGATCAATCTCAACCAATAACCTAGTTGTCTAATAGCCGGTAATTATATCATATGATATGGCATCAAATATTACTAGCGCGGCAAAAAATCCTGGTGCACACCCTCACAATGACAAACCTTTTACAGCGTCGTGGACTTGCAGTAGGGCTTCTCGGCAGCCAAGACAGGAAAATGCACACTAAAGCTAATCCAGTGTCCACCAATCACTTGCTGCCGTTTAGCTTTTTATCAGCTGCAGTCATGCTATAATGTTGGGCGTCAAAGCGTAGTCCATGATGCGGTACCCCTCCGACGTGGCATTCCTTAGTGCTTTCTAGCAGACGGTTCGTATCGCACCTCTAGCCCAATTGCAGCACTGGCTGTTGTGTGTATCTCGCGTGTCACCACTAAACAGCCCCCTGAGTCCCTGATGCCGGTAACAATCTCGACGATCTCTGTCTTGGTAGGCTGCCGCTCATTAGACAACTGCAGGAGCGACATGTCGCGCAGTCGCACCATGGATTCCGTCTCCTGATTGACTGTTCCAGGCGACGGCAGGACTAAGGCCGCTATCATCAGGCGGGAAGTGGGCTGAGTGCGGAGAACCTGGAGATGGGCCTGCAGCTCCATCACAGTTTGGCTCCGCAATTTCGTCCAAGGTAGCATGGGTGAGGGGGACGGGATGCGGACGATGTAGACCGCTGGACCTAAGACCGTCTGGGGGGCGCCGGCCCCCCGCGAATGCACCGAGACACGATTACTGATGGACGGTGGCAGCTGGTATGTCACCCAGGATGGCTCAGAGCCCGTTATCGGGCCCGACTGGCCGTTACCAGGCGAGCTTGTCTGGATAACTAACTGGGCGGCAGGACCCAGGGCAGCAATCATGCCGATGGTGCTGGTGGACGGGGGATGGATCTGGATGCTGTCAGCGGGATGATCTGGATCGACGATATGGTAAGCTGACATCCACGATGGTGGCCGGCCCAATGGCACCCCAGTCTACCAAGCGAAGCACCTCATCAACGGCCAAAGGCTCATCAAGAATCCCTCGAGCAAGATAGGCTGCAAACTGGCGTTGCACCTTGGGTTGTGCAGGATCAGGTCTATCTTCCAATCCCGTTGCCCTACTCTCTGATCGAGCAATCAGCGACGGAGAGAGGCCACGATCATAAGGGTCCGGCTGGCACGTTGAGCGTGGCATCTTCAGTGCCGCCGGAACCGCAACCTGGGCCAGGAAAAGCGCTGCGTCTAGCAGCTCTGGCTCCGTGACAAAGGAGGCTGATAGTGGGGTATGCGCAACGTGCCCGCTAGGTCTCTCGCTGAGGAATCCTGCAGTCACCATCAGGCGTACGACTCGCTGCAGCTGGTCCACAGGGACATTGCTGATATCCGCGACCTCCTCGAAAGCCACCTCTCCGTCCAGGGGAATGCAGGCCAACACTTGAAACTCGCATAGCCATTGTAGATTGGCCAGGAGTTGCGTCTTTACTTTGTTAGCACCGGTCATTCTTCCGGGACTGGAAGCAGGACGATCCCAAGGGGGGAACACAAAGACTTGCCTGAAGCGCGAACTGTTGCAAAAAGCCAGCTGGCTGAGTCGCCATTACTAAAAAGTCTGTacagcaaagacaaagaTATGCGGTGGGAAAGGGAGAGCAGCGTCTCGAATAGGAAAGCCCACTGCTTGCGGGCCCTAGGTCGAAGCCTTGATATAGCCCAGCGGCTGCCGACTCCTAGACCCCGACAGGGCAGCTTGCGGTGCTCAGCCTTCGCTTAGGATAAGTAATGGATCAAGCTAATGGGGTTATCGTATGGCTCATGCAGTCAACCAGTTCTAGCCCGCAGTATCCCCTCTCTGGAGTCGTATCTCCTCATGGCGAATCTCCAGGCTAAGTTTGCAACCCTTGAAACCCATAGCCAGTAAAGTTGAATTGTTATTTCTTGTGTCAGTCGGTAGATATCGAGCCCTGTAATCCCTGCGGGAATATTGACCCCAAGTACAGCTTACACAGTACAGCTTACtccccatcttctcttcactgATATATATCATCCAGATCTCGCGGTTCAATCCGCAATGCGGGCCTGTATCATATGCAAATATCATGGAGCCCCCAGCGATCAGCCAGCAATCCACACCCACGGCCCCGGGGGGAACGCAAGGGACACGCAAACTGCGCGAGAGTTGCATCTCGTGCTCCAGATCCAAGGTCAAGTGCAATAAGGAGAAGCCCACATGCAGTCGATGCGTCCGCCGTGGTCTGCCTTGCGAGTATATGGTTTCCAGGCGCACTGGACGCACTCGCGTCATTGGTGTTGAGCAGCCAAAGACAGCACCATCACCAACAACACCGACGAATACGACAGCAGCTACTACAGCAACGAAGGCAGGACCACCAGTTACAACAGACAGTGCTGTTCATACACCTGTCATTACTACGGCGCCCTCTCCCAAGCCGGTGCAGATCCAGTCTCCTCCAGCCGAACCAGATCTCTGGGGCGCCATCCTGTCTCCGAATacttccacctccaccgacCTATCGTCACTCCTCTCGGTGAATACAAATTTCAGTCAGCTCTTCGCCTCGCTTTCTCCTTCGCTTCTTGAGGGTATGGATGGCATGGATGCCGAAATGCACGCGCCGGAGCTGGGCGCATTGTCGGTCGCCGACCCATCGTCCTCCATGATGCAGGGGTTAGAGGCCCCTAACGCTGCCCAACCACCGTCTTCGAACACCACAAGCCACTCCTACTGCCTGTCCATCTGCCTGGATACTCTCATGCGGCTCTTTCCGAATGCTGGCGCTAACTGCGAGCGACCCGGGCACGAGAGCAACCCCGGCAAACTGTTCACTATCGAGTCCGTTATTGAGGACAACAAACAAATCTTGGACACAGCGCAGACAATCCTGGCTTGCCGCTGCGCCGAGGATGAGTACGTGGTCACTCTCGTCTCACTTATTGTCTTCAAGGTTCTTGGATGGTACGTCGCCGCGGCTCGGGATAGGTCGTCGGACCCGGGGCGCGAAGAAGACTTCAACTGGTCGACTGCCCAAGACAGTCGTAGAGGTTCGGTCTCTTCCTTTGAGGAGCAGGTGCTGCATCTTCCCACCGTCGTCGGCAGTTATTGCATTGATGGCCATCATCAGAGCCGCATGGCAGCCCAGCTGGTGCTGAGCGAGCTATACCGCGTCCAACGACTGGTGACTCAGGTAAGCCGTCGCCTAGAATCTATTCGCCGCCGCtcctcgagcagctcgagcTCTGCCTCTAGTAATACAACGGACTCTGACGGCGGGATGTCGACCCCCTTGTCGTCGACCACCCTGGTCCATCTAGAAGACGATTTGCGCAAGCGCCTGCGTGCCGTCTCAAGCGAAACGATCAGCATCCTCCGCCACGCCTGAGGTTGAATAATCTGGAATGATATTTATGCGATCAAAGTTCATTATGACGAGTGTTGGGTGAATGGTATGCGACTCTAGGGTTCCCTGCCGAATGTCCAGCTTATTTGATACAGTGGTGGACACCGAGAAGCATTC
This sequence is a window from Aspergillus nidulans FGSC A4 chromosome IV. Protein-coding genes within it:
- a CDS encoding fatty acid synthase subunit stcJ (transcript_id=CADANIAT00000957); the protein is MTQKTIQQVPRQGLELLASTQDLAQLCYIYGEPAEGEDSTADESIINTPQCSTIPEVAVEPEVQPIPDTPLTAIFIIRALVARKLRRSETEIDPSRSIKELCGGKSTLQNELIGELGNEFQTSLPDRAEDVSLADLDAALGEVSLGPTSVSLLQRVFTAKMPARMTVSNVRERLAEIWGLGFHRQTAVLVAALAAEPHSRLTSLEAAYQYWDGLTEAYGQSLGLFLRKAISQQAARSDDQGAQAIAPADSLGSKDLARKQYEALREYLGIRTPTTKQDGLDLADLQQKLDCWTAEFSDDFLSQISRRFDARKTRWYRDWWNSARQELLTICQNSNVQWTDKMREHFVQRAEEGLVEIARAHSLAKPLVPDLIQAISLPPVVRLGRLATMMPRTVVTLKGEIQCEEHEREPSCFVEFFSSWIQANNIRCTIQSNGEDLTSVFINSLVHASQQGVSFANHTYLITGAGPGSIGQHIVRRLLTGGARVIVTTSREPLPAAAFFKELYSKCGNRGSQLHLVPFNQASVVDCERLIGYIYDDLGLDLDAILPFAATSQVGAEIDGLDASNEAAFRLMLVNVLRLVGFVVSQKRRRGISCRPTQVVLPLSPNHGILGGDGLYAESKRGLETLIQRFHSESWKEELSICGVSIGWTRSTGLMAANDLVAETAEKQGRVLTFSVDEMGDLISLLLTPQLATRCEDAPVMADFSGNLSCWRDASAQLAAARASLRERADTARALAQEDEREYRCRRAGSTQEPVDQRVSLHLGFPSLPEYDPLLHPDLVPADAVVVVGFAELGPWGSARIRWEMESRGCLSPAGYVETAWLMNLIRHVDNVNYVGWVDGEDGKPVADADIPKRYGERILSNAGIRSLPSDNREVFQEIVLEQDLPSFETTRENAEALQQRHGDMVQVSTLKNGLCLVQLQHGATIRVPKSIMSPPGVAGQLPTGWSPERYGIPAEIVQQVDPVALVLLCCVAEAFYSAGISDPMEIFEHIHLSELGNFVGSSMGGVVNTRALYHDVCLDKDVQSDALQETYLNTAPAWVNMLYLGAAGPIKTPVGACATALESVDSAVESIKAGQTKICLVGGYDDLQPEESAGFARMKATVSVRDEQARGREPGEMSRPTAASRSGFVESQGCGVQLLCRGDVALAMGLPIYGIIAGTGMASDGIGRSVPAPGQGILTFAQEDAQNPAPIRTALARWGLGIDDITVASLHATSTPANDTNEPLVIQREMTHLGRTSGRPLWAICQKFVTGHPKAPAAAWMLNGCLQVLDTGLVPGNRNADDVDPALRSFSHLCFPIRSIQTDGIKAFLLNSCGFGQKEAQLVGVHPRYFLGLLSEPEFEEYRTRRQLRIAGAERAYISAMMTNSIVCVQSHPPFGPAEMHSILLDPSARICLDSSTNSYRVTKASTPVYTGFQRPHDKREDPRPSTIGVDTVTLSSFNAHENAIFLQRNYTERERQSLQLQSHRSFRSAVASGWCAKEAVFKCLQTVSKGAGAAMSEIEIVRVQGAPSVLHGDALAAAQKAGLDNIQLSLSYGDDCVVAVALGVRKWCLWPLASIIR
- a CDS encoding esterase stcI (transcript_id=CADANIAT00000958); protein product: MQGWKTIVGKLMSRYDFPLPDLSVQAEDKILGGVPTRIYTPPDVADPPLALYFHAGGWVMGSIDEEDGFVRTLCKLARTRIFSVGYRLAPEFRFPMALDDCLTVARSVLETYPVQSICFIGASAGGNMAFSTALTLVSDGLGDRVQGVVALAPVTVHPDSVSADNRDRGEYTSYEENDRLTINTGSAMRSFFDCYGAPPDDPRLSCLLHPGLGKLNKVYMAVGDADTLRDDVRLMRDALVALEVPVKCDEYPGYPHFSWLFPSPALREHQALFFGNLLSGICWVCE
- a CDS encoding Dabb family protein (transcript_id=CADANIAT00000959), whose amino-acid sequence is MPVYHVALFKLKPDADPNRICLWQELAHAMVGKVPGLLDLQAGPPLDFTARLAKGFDMGVVVLLDYVESLATMFTHPSHDQVHELYQEVCEDGSTVGYDIEF
- a CDS encoding uncharacterized protein (transcript_id=CADANIAT00000960), with protein sequence MEPLDLTCDLTSLNGKSAFITGGASGLGLATARKWAEAGVYITIADIQPPTSPVQPGLAHCFHYVYCDVTSWESQVAAFKSALRFSPSGALDIVACFAGTALAPGNQIDHVLAAGVPSLEVDPPRPSSSVRNIEVNLVGSYFTSWLGLYYLRIPGTGTDPELPSNKCLLFCASIAAYMDSPKASTYPASKFGVRGLFRSTRSQTKQLGVRCNLLAPWFFDSPLIAPIKHAMAARGVDMAKVLTFTSIDACVDAATYCVASPEIHGRALAVQPEGTFDLKDDLEDGWGGNQLRPIMQRRRDAGFDV
- a CDS encoding sterigmatocystin biosynthesis P450 monooxygenase stcF (transcript_id=CADANIAT00000961) gives rise to the protein MILPLILVLYLLSTAAYRLWLHPLRNYPGPCWWAVWRVPYLKGTIRGTIVRDIQRLHNQYGPVVRIAPDELSYITPEAAKPIYTSSPEFPKDPMHLPPFHNGAPGILAADYAHHRRYRRLLASAFSEKGLRAQQGMIQSHIDRLMTRLQGNCSSGSLDMTVWFNWATFDIIGDLAFGEPFGCLERMETNPWIASIQGNVKSIPILNALRRYRLDRLIEFLAPPRLLEMRRRNAQFTAEKVDRRLKHATTTRGDLWDSVLADPPDGEPPMSRAEMVSNASAIVLAGSETSATTLSGCLWLLLTNPEYLQQLTERIRARFSTATVIDAQTVTQIQGLQAVLDESLRLYPAVPMQSNRIVPPPGARLAGSWVPGGTSVAVQQFAACRSPTNFHRPDEFIPERWEKEGEFINDRREASQPFSIGPRNCIGRQLALAEMRLILVHLLWHFDIELDRRRMENMDWMAVQGIWILWDKKPLWVVLKNRST